One Hyphomicrobium sp. CS1GBMeth3 DNA window includes the following coding sequences:
- the ppk2 gene encoding polyphosphate kinase 2, with amino-acid sequence MSSSDSDLISHKIKAEIQDSFDEELEMELDDRSSGEGFDGRERSLERKLYFSELFRLQRELIKLQDCVVEDGLKVVVLFEGRDAAGKGGVIKRITQRLNPRVCRVVALPAPNERERTQWYFQRYTPHLPAAGEIVLFDRSWYNRAGVERVMGFCSETEVEEFFRSVPEFERMLVRSGIKLIKYWFSISDEEQFFRFQMRIHDPLKQWKLSPMDLESRRRWEAYTKAKEAMLERTHIPEAPWWIVEADDKKRARLNCIRHLLNQVRYREVAREPFALPARVHNPDYIRGPVPDEMYVPEVY; translated from the coding sequence ATGTCGAGTAGTGACAGCGACTTGATCTCCCACAAGATTAAAGCCGAAATTCAGGACAGCTTCGACGAAGAGCTGGAGATGGAGCTCGACGATCGGTCGTCCGGCGAGGGGTTCGATGGCCGGGAGCGCAGTCTCGAGCGTAAACTTTATTTCAGCGAGCTGTTCAGGCTGCAGCGCGAGCTGATCAAGCTGCAGGACTGCGTCGTCGAAGACGGTCTCAAGGTCGTCGTGCTTTTCGAAGGGCGCGATGCTGCTGGCAAGGGCGGCGTCATCAAGCGGATCACGCAGCGCCTCAATCCACGTGTCTGCCGCGTGGTTGCCCTTCCGGCGCCAAACGAGCGGGAGCGGACCCAATGGTACTTCCAGCGCTACACGCCGCATTTGCCTGCTGCGGGCGAGATCGTCCTTTTTGACCGGAGCTGGTACAACCGGGCTGGCGTCGAGCGCGTCATGGGCTTTTGCTCGGAAACCGAGGTCGAAGAGTTCTTTCGCTCGGTGCCCGAGTTCGAGCGCATGCTTGTGCGCTCGGGAATCAAGCTGATCAAGTACTGGTTCTCGATTTCGGACGAGGAGCAGTTCTTCCGCTTCCAGATGCGCATCCACGATCCGCTGAAGCAGTGGAAGCTGTCGCCAATGGATCTCGAGTCGCGTCGGCGCTGGGAGGCCTACACGAAGGCCAAGGAGGCGATGCTCGAGCGGACGCACATCCCGGAAGCGCCGTGGTGGATCGTCGAGGCGGACGATAAGAAGCGGGCGCGACTCAACTGCATTCGTCACCTCTTGAACCAGGTTCGTTATCGGGAAGTCGCGCGCGAGCCTTTCGCTCTTCCCGCGCGCGTACACAATCCGGACTAT